In a single window of the Desulfovibrio mangrovi genome:
- a CDS encoding HDIG domain-containing metalloprotein, whose protein sequence is MDPRISNEDVALLRNAGMTEEDLSHSIAVAERALDIADRSGAELDYSLLIRGALFHDLGKVRTHAIEHGEEGARLGAELGLSEELQAIMKKHIRGGMTREEARELGLPDMDYTLHKLEERIIIYADRLTDIIGDGVEPDPLRAEERFEEILTSIIRYGKNDATRTRYLRYHEEIQGLIRRE, encoded by the coding sequence ATGGACCCTCGCATATCAAATGAAGATGTTGCCCTACTCAGAAACGCCGGGATGACCGAAGAGGATCTGAGCCACTCAATCGCTGTGGCTGAACGCGCTCTCGACATTGCCGACCGTAGCGGAGCAGAGCTCGACTATAGCCTGCTCATAAGAGGAGCTTTGTTTCACGACCTTGGCAAGGTGCGCACCCACGCCATAGAGCACGGAGAAGAAGGCGCACGCCTTGGTGCGGAACTGGGACTGTCCGAGGAGCTTCAGGCCATCATGAAGAAGCACATCCGCGGTGGCATGACCCGTGAAGAAGCCCGTGAACTGGGACTTCCCGACATGGACTATACCTTGCACAAACTGGAGGAGCGCATCATCATCTACGCCGACCGCCTGACTGACATCATCGGCGACGGCGTAGAACCAGACCCGCTACGCGCTGAGGAGCGTTTCGAGGAAATCCTCACCAGTATTATACGATACGGAAAGAATGATGCGACACGGACACGTTACCTCCGCTATCATGAAGAGATTCAGGGACTGATTCGCAGGGAGTAA
- the purE gene encoding 5-(carboxyamino)imidazole ribonucleotide mutase — protein sequence MPQVGIFMGSLSDEETMRPCTEVLEQLGISYLFTVSSAHRTPERTEHLVDKLEKEGCQVFICAAGMAAHLAGAVAARTLKPVLGVPITASKLGGMDALLATVMMPPGYPVGTVALDKAGAKNAAWLAAQIIALQDAAVATKLSAAREEFKAQVIKSAEDLESRMAK from the coding sequence ATGCCTCAAGTTGGTATATTCATGGGCAGTCTTTCCGACGAAGAAACCATGCGCCCCTGCACCGAAGTGCTGGAGCAACTGGGCATCAGCTACCTTTTCACGGTCAGCTCCGCCCACCGTACGCCGGAACGCACCGAGCATCTGGTGGACAAGCTGGAGAAAGAAGGCTGTCAGGTCTTCATTTGCGCCGCCGGCATGGCCGCGCACCTTGCTGGCGCGGTAGCCGCACGCACCCTCAAGCCCGTTCTTGGCGTGCCGATCACGGCTTCCAAGCTGGGCGGCATGGATGCGCTGCTGGCCACCGTCATGATGCCTCCCGGATACCCCGTGGGCACCGTGGCGCTGGACAAGGCAGGCGCCAAGAACGCCGCATGGCTTGCCGCGCAGATCATCGCACTGCAGGATGCCGCCGTTGCCACCAAGCTCTCCGCCGCACGCGAAGAGTTCAAGGCACAGGTCATCAAGAGCGCGGAAGATCTGGAATCCCGCATGGCAAAGTAG
- a CDS encoding phenylacetate--CoA ligase: MVTHRFLPHLPAEKLAALQLDGLRWTVRHAYENSPAYRAKFEAAGVHPDDITSLDDIRLLPFTTVTDLREGYPLPLLSVPEEQVVRIHASSGTTGKRKILAYSQKDIDTFALQMARCYEIAGLTTLDRVQIAVGYGLWTAGAGFQLGSEKFGALTVPVGPGNLEMQLQLMADMGTTCLCSTASMALLMAEEVERNGLRDQCKLRKVIFGAETHSAKMRKTFEEKLGLEGSYDIAGMTEMYGPGTALECDAHEGLHYWADLFIIEILDPETLQPVPEGEVGEMVVTSLRKEASPLIRYRTRDLSRMLPGKCSCGVEIPRHDHILGRSDDMIIFRGVNIYPGQIADVLQKFPEVGAEYQIMLTRKEGKDNLTLRLERNAEAQAGNDAALAKVVGAELHKKLMARVEMEIVDPGALPRSFGKSKRVVDLRDQD, translated from the coding sequence ATGGTGACTCATCGTTTTTTGCCGCACCTGCCTGCGGAAAAGTTGGCGGCACTTCAGCTTGACGGACTGCGATGGACGGTACGCCATGCCTATGAGAACAGCCCCGCATATCGGGCCAAGTTTGAGGCGGCGGGGGTGCATCCTGACGACATTACCAGCCTTGATGATATAAGGCTCCTTCCTTTTACCACCGTTACGGACCTGCGTGAAGGCTATCCCCTGCCTTTGCTCTCCGTACCCGAAGAGCAGGTGGTTCGCATTCATGCCTCTTCCGGCACTACGGGCAAGCGCAAGATTCTGGCGTATTCGCAGAAGGATATCGATACCTTTGCCCTGCAGATGGCCCGCTGTTACGAGATTGCCGGGCTGACCACGCTGGATCGTGTGCAGATTGCCGTGGGCTACGGCCTGTGGACGGCGGGCGCGGGTTTCCAGCTGGGAAGCGAAAAGTTCGGGGCGCTCACGGTTCCTGTGGGGCCGGGCAACCTCGAAATGCAGCTGCAGCTCATGGCGGACATGGGCACCACCTGCCTGTGCTCCACGGCGTCCATGGCGCTGCTCATGGCGGAGGAAGTGGAGCGCAACGGCCTGCGCGATCAGTGCAAACTGCGTAAGGTGATTTTCGGCGCGGAAACACACAGCGCCAAGATGCGCAAGACCTTTGAGGAAAAGCTGGGTCTTGAGGGCAGTTATGACATCGCGGGCATGACCGAGATGTACGGCCCCGGCACCGCGCTGGAATGCGATGCCCACGAAGGCCTGCATTACTGGGCCGACCTGTTCATCATCGAGATTCTTGATCCGGAGACCCTGCAGCCCGTGCCGGAAGGCGAGGTGGGCGAAATGGTGGTGACCAGCCTGCGCAAGGAGGCCAGCCCCCTCATCCGCTACCGCACCCGTGACCTTTCGCGCATGCTTCCCGGCAAGTGTTCCTGCGGGGTGGAGATTCCCCGTCACGACCATATTCTCGGCCGTTCGGACGACATGATCATCTTCCGTGGCGTGAACATCTATCCCGGTCAGATTGCGGACGTGCTGCAGAAGTTCCCCGAAGTGGGGGCAGAGTACCAGATCATGCTTACCCGCAAGGAAGGCAAGGACAACCTGACCCTGCGGCTGGAGCGCAATGCCGAAGCCCAGGCTGGCAACGATGCTGCGCTCGCCAAGGTCGTGGGAGCCGAGCTGCACAAGAAGCTCATGGCCCGCGTGGAAATGGAGATCGTGGACCCGGGCGCGCTGCCGCGTTCCTTCGGCAAGTCCAAGCGTGTGGTTGATCTGCGCGATCAGGATTAG
- the purD gene encoding phosphoribosylamine--glycine ligase encodes MRILIVGNGGREHALAWKLRQSPKVDEIFIAPGNGGTALEGTNVPIAVDDLPALVAFAKEQKIDLVVPGPELPLVLGIKDALDLAGIPCFGPNAFAAQLEGSKAFAKNIMEEAGVPTAAFGVFNEFDDAKEYVLKVGAPIVVKADGLAAGKGVVVAQTTDEAIAALEEIMVQQAFGSSGEHVVIEECLIGEEASFICFCDGNTVKPLPSSQDHKAVFDGDTGPNTGGMGAYSPAPVLPAERYDEIIELVMKPVCETLGKKDKPFIGILYAGLMMTAKGPYVLEFNVRFGDPECQPLLMRMDSDIVDVMMACVEGRLAETPLNIKKETTLGVVIAAEGYPDSYPKGMEINGIEEAEAIGDLKVFQAGTTLENGVTRANGGRVLCVTALGETLADAQKRAYEGVAKLRMDKAYYRRDIGFKGLR; translated from the coding sequence GTGCGGATTCTGATCGTCGGGAACGGCGGACGCGAACATGCCCTTGCATGGAAGTTGCGCCAGAGCCCAAAAGTTGACGAGATTTTCATCGCCCCCGGCAACGGCGGCACCGCCCTTGAAGGCACCAACGTGCCCATCGCGGTTGACGACCTTCCCGCACTGGTTGCCTTTGCCAAGGAACAGAAGATCGACCTCGTGGTTCCGGGTCCGGAACTGCCCCTCGTGCTCGGCATCAAGGACGCCCTTGATCTTGCCGGAATCCCCTGCTTCGGCCCCAATGCCTTTGCCGCCCAGCTGGAAGGCTCCAAGGCGTTCGCCAAGAACATCATGGAAGAAGCAGGCGTCCCCACTGCCGCCTTCGGCGTTTTCAACGAATTTGACGATGCCAAGGAATACGTTCTCAAAGTCGGCGCTCCCATCGTGGTCAAGGCAGACGGCCTTGCTGCGGGCAAGGGCGTAGTGGTCGCCCAGACCACCGACGAAGCCATTGCCGCACTGGAAGAAATCATGGTGCAGCAGGCTTTCGGCTCATCCGGCGAGCACGTGGTCATCGAAGAATGCCTCATCGGCGAAGAAGCATCCTTCATCTGCTTCTGCGACGGCAATACCGTAAAGCCCCTGCCCTCTTCGCAGGACCACAAGGCCGTATTCGACGGCGACACCGGCCCCAACACCGGCGGCATGGGTGCTTACAGCCCCGCGCCCGTTCTGCCCGCAGAACGCTACGACGAGATCATCGAACTGGTCATGAAGCCCGTGTGTGAAACGCTGGGCAAAAAGGACAAGCCTTTCATCGGCATTCTCTATGCCGGACTCATGATGACCGCCAAGGGCCCCTACGTGCTGGAGTTCAACGTACGTTTCGGCGACCCTGAATGCCAGCCCCTGCTCATGCGCATGGACAGCGACATCGTGGATGTCATGATGGCCTGCGTGGAAGGCCGCCTTGCCGAAACCCCGCTGAACATCAAGAAGGAAACCACCCTCGGCGTTGTCATCGCCGCGGAGGGCTACCCCGACAGCTACCCCAAGGGCATGGAGATCAACGGCATCGAAGAGGCGGAAGCCATCGGCGATCTGAAGGTCTTTCAGGCCGGAACCACCCTTGAAAACGGCGTCACCCGCGCCAACGGCGGCCGCGTGCTGTGCGTGACCGCGCTGGGCGAGACCCTTGCCGATGCCCAGAAGCGCGCTTACGAAGGCGTTGCCAAGCTGCGCATGGACAAGGCCTACTACCGCCGCGACATTGGCTTCAAGGGTCTGAGATAG
- a CDS encoding response regulator → MGDDDLLFAESSPESPDTAEAEKIHRGGLRPWKILIVDDEIEVHNTTKLVLTDFEFEGAGLELYSAFTAKEALDLLQQHDDIAVILLDVVMETPHAGLDCARTIRQEMKNKLVRIILRTGQPGQAPERKVIVEYDINDYKHKTELTSQRLFTTIYTAIRSYRDMRAIEKQRVGLKYIIDASASFFQERSLHTLSKGVLTQIEALFRLQNSLYMSGTGFTALTESLNDPSWNIISATGKFEECEITNSCQILDQSTLDQINKAIVDKVSSVVDDTYIAYLPTQNRKHHILYMEKSSPDNWEELKELLEIFTTNVGIAMDNIYLNDEIIKTQSEVLFRLGEVVETRSKETAYHVVRVAEYTRILALAHGISELDANLFKQASPMHDIGKIGIPDSILLKPGKLTEEEFAVMKQHTSIGYMLLKASDRRMLTTAADIAHTHHEHWDGNGYPRGLKGEEIPIEGRITAVADVFDALSHERVYKNPWPTDEVIEFFRQEKGKMFDPVLVDLLLENLDALLRVHEAYTDSIPRTL, encoded by the coding sequence ATGGGCGATGACGATCTCCTCTTCGCAGAAAGCTCTCCAGAGTCCCCGGATACCGCCGAAGCCGAAAAAATACATCGCGGCGGCCTGCGCCCATGGAAGATTCTTATCGTGGACGACGAAATAGAGGTGCACAACACCACCAAGCTCGTGCTGACCGATTTCGAATTCGAAGGCGCGGGGCTGGAATTATATTCTGCATTCACGGCAAAGGAAGCGCTGGACCTGTTGCAACAGCACGACGACATTGCCGTGATTCTGCTGGACGTGGTCATGGAGACGCCCCATGCCGGTCTTGATTGCGCGCGGACCATCCGGCAGGAGATGAAAAACAAGCTGGTGCGCATCATTCTTCGCACAGGGCAACCGGGCCAGGCACCGGAACGAAAGGTCATCGTCGAATACGACATCAACGACTACAAGCACAAAACCGAACTAACCTCGCAGCGCCTGTTCACCACGATCTATACGGCCATCCGTTCTTACCGGGACATGCGGGCCATTGAAAAGCAGCGGGTCGGCCTCAAGTACATCATAGACGCCTCGGCAAGCTTCTTTCAGGAGCGCTCTCTCCACACGCTTTCAAAGGGCGTGCTCACCCAGATAGAGGCTCTCTTCCGCCTGCAGAACTCCCTGTACATGAGCGGTACCGGCTTCACCGCACTCACGGAATCCCTGAACGACCCCAGCTGGAACATCATCTCGGCCACCGGCAAGTTCGAGGAATGCGAAATAACGAACAGCTGCCAGATACTGGACCAGAGCACGCTCGATCAGATCAACAAGGCCATCGTCGACAAGGTCAGCTCGGTTGTCGACGACACCTACATCGCCTACCTGCCCACCCAGAACAGGAAGCATCACATCCTCTACATGGAAAAGAGTTCACCGGACAACTGGGAGGAACTGAAAGAACTGCTTGAAATATTTACGACAAACGTAGGCATAGCCATGGACAACATCTACCTGAACGACGAGATCATCAAGACGCAGAGCGAAGTGCTCTTCAGGCTGGGCGAAGTGGTGGAAACCCGTTCCAAGGAAACCGCGTATCACGTGGTACGCGTGGCTGAATACACCCGCATACTGGCCCTTGCCCACGGGATATCCGAGCTGGACGCCAACCTGTTCAAACAGGCTTCGCCCATGCACGATATCGGCAAGATAGGCATTCCGGACAGCATTCTGCTGAAGCCGGGCAAGCTCACCGAAGAGGAATTCGCCGTGATGAAGCAGCACACCAGCATCGGCTACATGCTGCTCAAGGCATCCGACAGGCGCATGCTGACCACGGCGGCGGACATAGCCCACACGCACCATGAGCACTGGGACGGCAACGGCTATCCGCGCGGCCTCAAAGGAGAGGAAATCCCCATTGAAGGAAGAATAACCGCTGTTGCCGACGTTTTTGACGCCCTGAGCCATGAGCGGGTCTACAAGAATCCATGGCCTACGGATGAGGTTATCGAATTCTTCCGGCAGGAGAAGGGAAAGATGTTCGACCCCGTTCTCGTCGACCTGCTTCTGGAGAATCTGGACGCACTGCTCAGGGTTCACGAAGCCTACACCGACAGCATTCCGAGAACGCTATGA
- a CDS encoding ArsR/SmtB family transcription factor, giving the protein MTTALPLIKALADETRLRLMHVLNRFELSVNELVSILEMGQSRVSRHLKILTGAGLLDSRRDGLWVFYSAPEEGPGREFIDALMPFIVTDPTLEADADMAAKIIEERARKTKQFFNSIAEDWDQLNRDIIGNFDLPGAIIGHMPRCKVALDLGCGTGTLLERMLEKALSVIGVDGSPRMLELAKRRLAEDADRVSLRIGELEHLPLRDGEADFAAINMVLHHLSHPGEALKEIRRVLRPGGLLALADFDKHENEKMRSEYGDRWLGFDMTTLALKLTEAGFSLKSSKSHPVERGLAIHLIVAENSQQ; this is encoded by the coding sequence ATGACAACGGCACTTCCCCTTATCAAAGCCTTGGCGGACGAGACCCGCTTGCGGCTCATGCATGTGTTGAACAGGTTTGAGCTGAGCGTGAACGAACTGGTTTCCATTCTGGAGATGGGCCAGTCCCGTGTGTCACGCCATTTAAAAATTTTGACCGGAGCGGGCCTGCTCGATTCGCGTCGCGACGGCCTGTGGGTTTTCTATTCCGCACCGGAGGAGGGGCCGGGCCGCGAGTTCATAGATGCGCTCATGCCGTTTATCGTCACCGATCCGACCCTTGAGGCGGATGCGGACATGGCGGCAAAAATCATTGAGGAACGCGCCAGAAAGACCAAACAGTTCTTCAACTCCATTGCCGAAGACTGGGATCAGCTGAACCGCGATATCATAGGCAATTTCGACCTGCCCGGGGCCATCATCGGCCATATGCCCCGCTGCAAGGTGGCGCTGGATCTCGGCTGCGGCACCGGCACGCTGCTGGAACGCATGCTGGAGAAGGCGCTTTCCGTCATCGGCGTGGACGGTTCCCCGCGTATGCTCGAGCTTGCGAAGCGTCGTCTTGCGGAAGATGCGGACCGCGTGTCCCTGCGTATCGGAGAACTGGAGCATTTGCCCCTGCGCGATGGCGAGGCGGATTTTGCGGCCATCAACATGGTGCTGCACCATCTTTCGCATCCCGGCGAGGCGCTCAAGGAAATTCGCCGCGTACTGCGCCCCGGCGGCCTGCTGGCACTGGCCGATTTTGATAAGCACGAGAACGAGAAGATGCGGTCCGAATACGGGGACCGCTGGCTCGGATTCGATATGACGACACTGGCGCTCAAGCTCACGGAGGCAGGCTTTTCGCTGAAATCCAGCAAGTCCCATCCTGTTGAGCGCGGGCTGGCCATTCACCTGATAGTGGCAGAAAATTCACAACAATAG
- a CDS encoding cache domain-containing protein has product MSPSGKLRALLQTTWVKIALPIVISVVLIFGIIFAIQIPNTYNALLERKKVSLKDNVMIAWNIIQFCYTLELQGKIPEGKGQEMAIQSLARMRFGPELKDYFWINDTRPYMIMHPYLPELEGMNLSDYMDATGKRLFVEMVQTSSQTGSSFVSYQWQWQDKANLILPKISFVKRFEPWQWIIGTGAYLEDIRQETMRQTREMVIASTVALCIIISLSLFSIAQARKASQRITENEAKMRKVFSQAEEALFILATDGTILQSNQAATEVIGFAPIQSARFEDIPWVIKDSDGTEERQSMLEKARSGILPHFEAEFTRQDGENRYLDGTVVPITDEEDTVLYLLVSAMDITERIESQNRLEELNATLEERVRERTEELANSLDTLKKAQDQLVVTEKMAALGRLVAGVAHEINTPLGLGVTNATYLQERLAAIRESYEAGKFTKGEFEAFLKTADSAAESMLLNLTRGAEIIRSFKQVAVDQELEQTRAFNLHDYFREVQLSVQPKFKHSPHKLEVECPEDIILKTYPGALTQVLTNLIMNALIHAFDEDMAGLARLSARIVPAGVEITFSDNGKGMNDEQKTKIFDPFFTTRQGQGGTGLGMHITYNLVTQKLCGVIQLESALGKGTTFRITIPLEHQDMACPPVLENV; this is encoded by the coding sequence ATGAGTCCGTCCGGCAAACTGCGCGCATTGCTACAGACAACATGGGTGAAGATTGCCTTGCCCATCGTCATTTCGGTTGTCCTCATTTTCGGCATCATCTTCGCCATACAAATTCCCAACACCTACAATGCCCTGCTGGAAAGAAAGAAGGTTTCGCTCAAAGACAATGTCATGATTGCGTGGAATATCATCCAGTTCTGCTACACCCTTGAACTGCAGGGGAAAATTCCTGAAGGCAAAGGACAGGAAATGGCCATTCAAAGCCTTGCCCGCATGCGCTTCGGGCCGGAATTGAAAGACTATTTCTGGATCAACGACACCCGCCCCTACATGATCATGCACCCCTACCTGCCGGAACTGGAGGGCATGAACCTTTCAGATTACATGGACGCCACGGGCAAAAGGCTCTTTGTGGAAATGGTTCAGACCAGCAGCCAGACAGGCAGCAGTTTTGTCTCCTACCAGTGGCAGTGGCAGGACAAAGCCAACCTCATCCTCCCCAAGATCTCCTTCGTCAAACGGTTTGAACCCTGGCAGTGGATTATCGGCACCGGCGCATACCTTGAAGACATTCGGCAGGAGACCATGCGCCAGACCAGAGAAATGGTCATTGCCAGCACCGTGGCGCTTTGTATCATCATCTCCCTCTCGCTCTTCTCCATCGCACAGGCGCGCAAGGCATCACAGCGCATTACGGAAAACGAGGCCAAGATGCGCAAGGTCTTCAGTCAGGCTGAAGAAGCCCTCTTCATACTCGCCACTGACGGAACCATTCTCCAGAGCAACCAGGCGGCAACGGAGGTCATCGGCTTCGCTCCCATACAATCCGCACGCTTTGAAGACATTCCATGGGTCATCAAGGACAGCGACGGGACGGAGGAACGCCAATCCATGCTCGAAAAGGCCAGATCTGGCATTCTCCCCCACTTTGAAGCCGAGTTCACGCGGCAGGACGGTGAGAACAGGTATCTGGACGGTACAGTCGTCCCCATCACGGACGAAGAGGACACCGTTCTGTACCTTCTTGTCAGCGCCATGGACATTACCGAACGCATTGAATCCCAGAACCGGCTTGAAGAGCTGAACGCAACCCTTGAAGAGCGCGTTCGGGAACGGACGGAAGAGTTGGCAAACTCGCTGGATACGCTGAAAAAGGCACAAGACCAGCTCGTCGTCACCGAAAAGATGGCGGCGCTCGGACGGCTCGTGGCAGGCGTGGCGCACGAGATAAACACGCCGCTGGGCCTTGGCGTGACCAACGCCACCTACCTGCAAGAGCGGCTTGCCGCCATCCGTGAATCCTATGAGGCGGGCAAGTTCACCAAGGGAGAGTTCGAGGCGTTTCTCAAGACGGCGGACAGCGCTGCCGAGTCCATGCTTCTCAACCTCACACGCGGGGCCGAGATCATACGCAGCTTCAAGCAGGTGGCCGTTGATCAGGAGCTGGAGCAGACCCGCGCCTTCAACCTGCACGATTATTTCAGGGAAGTGCAGCTCAGCGTGCAGCCCAAATTCAAACATTCGCCGCACAAGCTGGAAGTCGAATGTCCCGAGGACATCATCCTCAAGACCTACCCCGGAGCGCTCACGCAGGTACTCACGAATCTGATCATGAACGCCCTGATACACGCGTTTGACGAAGACATGGCAGGACTCGCCAGACTGTCGGCACGTATTGTACCGGCAGGGGTGGAGATCACCTTCTCAGACAACGGCAAGGGCATGAATGACGAACAGAAGACAAAGATTTTCGACCCGTTCTTCACCACCAGGCAGGGACAGGGCGGCACAGGGCTTGGCATGCACATCACCTACAACCTTGTCACCCAGAAGCTGTGCGGCGTCATTCAGCTGGAATCCGCCCTCGGCAAAGGCACCACCTTCCGCATCACCATTCCTCTGGAGCATCAGGACATGGCCTGCCCGCCGGTGCTGGAGAATGTCTAA
- a CDS encoding MFS transporter → MSPFLLLCLTGFLAIFSTTMAKNPVLPFFAEHLGANPVAIGIVASLSPLAGVLVSLPAGIFSDYFGRMRLLKISALFFALTPLGYLFISEIWQLALVRFLHGLATGIFVPVAMALVTDTFLAGRGERLGFMSSASQLGRFLAPLAGGILLTLPDNEAEGSGFTLVYLTCLLLGVLTALLVFRLPQAQPPPTTTNRSFRHSVRAVLQNRLVLQGCIMESAALFAFGAFEAFFPQHVRTAGLGTEWAGGLMSVQVLAVALSKPLFGKLSDSHGRVRQIVLGALLLGCIMLLMGQTGSIVTLAAASLGLGLALSLTLAASSAFIADTSDADMRGASMGLLGAIMDIGHSTGPVVAGAVTASLGASAGFASAGTVVLGTTLLFAFMTRNYTPKTISP, encoded by the coding sequence ATGTCCCCTTTCTTGCTGCTCTGCCTGACGGGATTTCTGGCCATCTTCAGCACAACCATGGCCAAGAATCCCGTTTTGCCATTTTTTGCCGAACATCTCGGGGCGAACCCTGTAGCCATAGGCATTGTAGCCTCCCTTTCACCGCTGGCCGGAGTGCTTGTCAGTCTTCCCGCAGGGATTTTTTCAGACTATTTCGGACGAATGCGCCTGCTGAAAATATCCGCTCTCTTTTTCGCCCTGACTCCTCTGGGCTACCTTTTCATTTCGGAGATATGGCAGCTGGCACTCGTCCGCTTCCTACACGGGCTTGCCACAGGCATTTTCGTACCGGTTGCCATGGCGCTGGTCACAGACACCTTCCTTGCAGGACGGGGCGAACGGCTGGGCTTCATGTCGTCCGCCAGTCAGCTTGGCCGATTCCTCGCTCCGCTGGCAGGGGGAATCCTGCTCACACTACCTGACAACGAAGCCGAAGGAAGCGGTTTTACACTGGTGTATCTGACGTGCCTTCTGCTCGGTGTTCTTACCGCATTGCTCGTATTCAGACTTCCCCAAGCACAGCCCCCCCCGACCACGACAAACCGCTCTTTCCGACATTCCGTCAGAGCGGTGCTTCAAAACCGACTGGTACTGCAAGGCTGTATCATGGAGTCCGCAGCCCTGTTCGCTTTCGGGGCCTTTGAAGCATTCTTCCCGCAGCATGTACGCACGGCCGGACTGGGCACGGAATGGGCGGGCGGTCTTATGTCCGTACAAGTGCTCGCCGTGGCGCTCAGCAAGCCTCTTTTCGGCAAACTCTCCGACTCGCACGGAAGGGTTCGCCAAATTGTGCTCGGCGCCTTGCTTCTGGGCTGCATAATGTTGCTCATGGGGCAAACCGGCAGCATCGTCACGCTTGCTGCCGCAAGCCTGGGCCTCGGCCTTGCCCTCTCGCTGACGCTTGCCGCAAGCTCGGCGTTCATCGCAGACACAAGCGATGCCGACATGCGGGGAGCCTCAATGGGGCTGCTGGGAGCCATCATGGACATAGGCCACTCAACGGGCCCGGTGGTGGCCGGAGCGGTAACTGCCAGTCTTGGAGCCTCCGCAGGATTCGCATCTGCAGGAACCGTCGTTCTTGGAACCACCCTGTTATTTGCCTTCATGACACGCAACTACACACCGAAAACAATCTCCCCTTAA